GACTCCACCTTCTGGTGGACATTTCAGAAAAACCAAACGAGTGAAGAATCAAAAGTGAGCCATGCAAATTCATGTTCCCTTTTCACTCCCCAGCGACTCCCATTCTCCACCAAGATATTTGCCTCCACTCTCACACTCCTCGTGGGTATTTCTTGGAGAAAATTTTCTTAGCAGCATTCTCAGTTTAATGCTGAGGGGTCCCCACTGCATGACCCAATGTATAGGTTACATGCCTCACCATTGCAGTATCTTTTTTTGGAATCCTACTCCTACCCTGCTTCCCTCCCCTCCACATCCTCACTGCATTCAAATCAAGACCACTCCTCAAATGTGTTCTATGGAGCCCTTTAttatctctcacaccctccctttcTTAAATCCATTGCTTAGTTCTACTAagtcttattttttaaaaaatgtttaggatatgggcattgttggctgagccagcatttattgaccatcctcagttgtctagagggcagttaagagtcaactatataGCTATGGgcatggagtcacatgtaggtcaggttGGCAAATTTGCTTCCCTCAAGGATAAGGGTTACATGAAACTTTaaagagttcagaaaggatttgcaaagatgttgccagattggaggatttgagcaattgGGAGAGGCCGAATAGACTGGCCCAATGCCCCAGTTTTCCCTGGGGCATTGggatcaagagtgtggtgctggaaagacacagcaggtcaggcagcatctgaggagcaggagaatcgacatttcggtcataagcccttcatcaggaaggtcttcaccattcctgatgaagggcacatgcccgaaatgttgattctcctgctccttggatgctgcctgacctcctgtatcTTTCAAtagccacactctcgactctgatctctagcatctgcagtcctcactttctccttggagtgtcagaggctgagggttgaccttatagaagtttataaaatcatgagggacatggatgagataaatagacaaggtcttttccctaggctgggggagtccagaactagagggcagaggtttaaggtgagaggggaaacattttcacacagagggtggtgcgtgtatggaatgagctgccagaggaagtggtggaggctggtacaattacagcatttaaaaggcaattcgttgggtatatgaataggaagggtttagagggatatgggccaagtgctggcaaatgggactagtttaggttaggatatctggtcagcatggatgagctgggctgaagggtttgtttctgtgttgtaaatctctatgactctatgactatatgactctatcACCATTAGACCAactctttattccagatttcattgaattcaaatctcTTCATCTGCTGTGGTGAAATTCAAGCCACCTCTGATAACATTGGTCTGGCTTTGGCCTGTGCCTCTACATCCCTTATACCTGTGCACTGACTGATTGTATTTTGTGTGTCAATACAGCAAGTGTTAAGACTCTGACTAGGATTAATTGAATAATAAAGTGAGAAAGTTATTATAAAGGATGGAACAGGGAGTACTGGGTCTGGGATGAGCTATGTGACTGAGTAAGTTACAGCCATTTGAtgggaggttggggttggaatggagggagtggagggttgCATGTTGCaagagtgagaggttggagtgaatGAGAGGGGTGAACAGGTTGAGGCAATCAATGTCACGATGGCAGTTGGAGATGACCAGTCGAGAGTGGGTAACAGACCCAGCTGTgtttttttcagcaccacacttttgactccaatctccagcatcaaaagtcctcactttctcctatgtgaTTGAGAAGTCAATAAACTTTATCCACAAGAAGAACGAATCTTAAATTCTCTTTATGCATCAGGCTTAGATCTGAATTGAGATAAACATGTGCGGTGGAAACAAACATTAACATTAAAGAAATAAATCTAGTCAAAGATAGAAGGAAGCCATTTAGCTCCCTGAGATTGTTGCACCATTCAGTAGGGTTAGGGCTCATCTGTGACATAACTCCACATATTTGCCTTTCCCCTAAAGTCAGCTAAAGATTTATCAATCTCCTCAATCTTCATCAAGCATCAGTTATCATTTGTGGAAAATAAAGTTCTGAAATTTATGGTGTGAGAAGGTATGTCCTAACGTCACTCTTGAAAGGATTGGTTTTAATTTAGGAGCAGCTTTATTTAATGTAACCTCATTGCgataaaaatgttttaaaaactcAAAGAATGTTGAACATTCTATCTATAGCTTTCAATCTGGTTAACTCACCTTATTTTTATTTGAAAATTTGAaaatcaatttgttttttttattcaaaACCACTGCTtctgacaatgtgttaaaaatTCAATAATGATCTCACCTTCCCTTTTACTTCTTCCTTGCTCCTTGTGTGCCTTTTGATGGATGTTGGATGGGGACAGCCtcgtgagtgtcactgggtgaggTGGCCCCTTCCCTGAGGAATTGCCAGCGGGGAAGGAAAGACTAAGTCCAGGATGTTCCCTTGTGGGAAATGCTCTCCCGTGAGGGAGGTGTTGGGGCAGCAATGTCAAATGGAGGCCCATGAGCTGTCCTTACCTGCATCAGAACCAATtctttggggggagggggtggcacGTCTGACTGACTACCTCTGTGGCTGTCCTCCTGCTTACAGGTTTTCAATGCCGCCAATGCAATCAGAGAGGCACTAGCTCTAAAGCCTCAACTGCACCTCAGAGAGTGGTGCATTGTGGAGGCAGATTAATGACTGCAAGGGTACCTCAATATTCCATGGAGAGGCATGAATGTAAAAAATGATAAAGCCTTAAGTTACTAAACATAAAAGAGCAATACCCCCGACCTTATCCTGTGAATTGTGTGGGCTGTGAGTGTGGTTTTTTACTGTACCCTCAGGTGCAATCCAAAGCCTTTAACAGAAAAGCAGAGAATTATTGTAtgtaatagaatccctacagcatggaagcatgCCATTTGGACCTTCAGGTTTACACTGAACCTCCATTTGGACACAGCctaccctgcatttctcatggctaactaGACACTATTAGTATGTCCAACCCACTTAAACTGCACACTCTtggaaggaaatcagagcacctggagaaaacacatgcagaatgtgctaactccacacagtcacccaaagctggaactgaacctgggtccctggcactatgaggtagcaatgttaaccactgagccaccatgccaccccatcaTTGTTGTGATGTGAGATATTACACCAAAGTACAACAGGGAAGTTATTTCTGATGTCCTGGGGCCAAATCTCAACAAACATCACCTAAGCACATTATCTCATTGTTATCAGCTTTCTGATTGTTGAACCTTGCTGTGAAAACATTGGTTGCTGTAGTTCTGACATAACAGCAGTGACTACAAGTTCAGAAGCAAATTTAATTGGCTTCAAAGTGCTTTGGGAAATCCTGAGTTTGCAAACAATGTTATTCATTTGGGTTGGGTGTGGTGACAGGTGGATGGTGGGGAATAAAACGTTCTTTGGACAAAAACGTTTTCTAATTATGATTTATTTTTTACTTGCACAGATTATTCATATTAAACTAAAAGATAAGACACCCCACATCTTTCCATCTGAGAAGTATGACAGAGTTACATTTATTGGGAATATTAAAGAGAAGAATATTTCCCTTTTGCTTGCAGACGTGGATTTTGATGATAATGGATTCTATACTTGTTGCTTCAAAAACCCACAGGAAAAGAATCAAGAGGCGAATGCGACTCTTCAACTAAGGGTTGTCAGTGAATGTGAGTGCTCTGTTTTTTCTTGTGATACTTTGCAATGCAAAATTTATAATTTAAAATTTCTGGCTAATTGGAGCTACTGGAACGGAGGCTTGGCAATAACCACAGTTGCTCATTTGTTCTCACATCGAGGGTAGTGGTAAAGTTATCACAGTCtcactcattagagagagagagagagagagagagagagagagagatctggtgGTGGCTAACCTGAGGGTCACAACACCTCAGGCCAGGGGTAAGCTTAAGAAGGCATGGTAGCCTCAGCCAATGAGGGCATTGAACGTATACTGTTGGTATCAGTCTGCATCATAATCCATGCACCAGCCAACTAAGCTAGAGAAATCCCTTTATAAGTTTGAGGGTCACTGTTAGCTCTAAGACACTTTCCAGGGAAACTTCTTTTCCCAGGGAGTGGAGCTCACCACCAGTTGATGTGATATACTTATTGCAAACCCAGATGAGTAAGTGAGGGAGTAAGGAGTAGAAGGTGACGATGATCAGGGAGCAGTGTGGGAGGTGGCTTCTGTGGATTGAACAGTTGCTTTTGGGCTTTAAATCTTTGTGCATTTCCTCTCATTCCATTCCTCCTCCTGAGACACACCAAAGAGTCTCGGGTGCTGACAAGAAAACTTGCAATGCAAATGGAGAATCAGGACCATAGTTCTGCAGCTTTATGCTCACCCCACACTCAGTTATGATGGGGGAAGGTAATGGCAACCAATATCTTGGCTCCTCCCAACTCTTTTCACTGAACTTCCTGAAGCTTGGCAAACTGTTGTTAAAAATgaattgtagtgattgtaacatggAAAGCCAGGTGGAGCGCATGGAAGATGAGTTTCTTGActagggctgttaacctggtccagtcagagacccctggctgacagatataaacaggagtgtcagagagctCTGAGAGCTGTCTCTGGGCAAGCGggaccagtgtcaaggactttccatatGTAATAAaatgtgacttggtgatgggctACTCGCCTTTGTGGACTTATTTCAAGAACCATTATGGGAATCCAGACACTAAGCCACATTAAAATATATGAACAACCAGCCTGCCTCCAGCAAATGTTCTAACTCTGCGGAGACAgaactgaggtaaaaacaatgactgcagatgctggaaaccagattctggattagagtggtgctggaagagcacagcagttcaggcagcatccaaggagcagcgaaatcggcgtttcaggcaaaagtttctgtttcagatttttgTTTTTTAACTTGGGTAAAATCAGATGTTGAGGAATAGTATTCCCCCGATCTGTTGATAACCCTCCTCTGTGTATATCCCACTGTTCACCTGTTTTTCTagatccctgtgtgtatttttaTATTTCTGATAGTGCATCATTGTTCCCTAATGTATAttctctgtatcccactgtacatCAGCTATTTGATGATGAATCTACCTGTTGATTTTCATTGTAGTAATTTGTAAAACTTTCTCTTTGTATTGCAGTGGTAAAAGTGGACAACACAGTGACAGTGATCATCCTGTCTGTGATCGGAGGGTTAATAGGATTCATCATTCTAATATTTATTATTAAAAAGATTGTAATGTTTATAATTAAGCGAGTTGGAAAGAAGAAGTAAGTAAGATGAAAAAATGCAGAACATTATAATATTTATAAAAAATGCATCTTAAAGCAAAAATTTGCAGCTAGCAGTTACTAGAATGAGAAGATGAACTAGCTGATTAACTGTAACGTGCTCCGATATACCTCGCACCACTCACTAGTTTGTGCCTATGATTTGATCATGTAGCTCTGCTTTATGTTGATTAAAAATAACGTTCAACTGTTGTTCAGTCAGTAGAAATTAGCAATAACACAGGTGTGATGTGCCGAAAAGCTTCCATCCATCCAGTTCTATGTAGAGAGAGAATTTAACTCTGATTACTTAAGAGATATCAAGGACTGAACAATCTGCAATGTTTACTGTTGGATACTTCACTGATTCTATGCAAGTAAGAATAATAAGTTTCTTCATATGATCACTACTAAGATTACTCATGTCTGAGGTTTAGGCTTTTTAATGGAAAAGTCTATCTAATGTGACACAATTTATTTCAATGTTGAATTATAGTCCATACTTGGCAAGGATTTGACCTTCAAACAGAATAATGAGGATTGATTGTAATGCTTCCTGTTAATATTGAGAGCCATATTATTTTAGAATCCAGgcataaaagccttaccttatcAGGTAGCATCTCAATTGTTGTGTTTAAGCTGTTTCTTCCAGTACATCATTCGGGATTTGAGACTTGTGAACAACCTCCTTGCTCTGATCACTCGTTGACATGTTCCTTGTGCATTTCTAGTACATTGAGGCTATTGGGTCAGTCTCAGATTTCCTGCTCCTGTGATAGGGTTAGAGTTAGTTCTGGTGCAATCTTTTTCACCCTCTACTGTGCTCGCCCACCACCTCTCACCCACATCACCACAACCACCCCAGCTCCCCCCCAAAACCCTCCCTTTGAATGTCGAATCTTGGGTAATAATGGAGTAAATAATTTACTTGCTTAATGATTGGACATAATTTTGTGTCTGACACAAGCAGCCATGTCCCATTAGATGATGGAATCTTCCTGTGCCAAAGTCACGCCAGTTTGAATTCTGACCTCCTTCCTCATCCAACACCTCAGTTGTGATTCCATCCCTCTTGTTAATTTATCccatttttattctttttttctgcttgaacctttctctctctcccccatgccTGACTGGACACCATGCACACCTGAGAGGGCGTATGTTCAAGACTCGCCCTAGGGACCTAAGCACAACacctgtactgagggagtgctgcattgtcacagGAGCTGTCTTCTGGATGCGGTGTTAACCCAAGGTCCTATCTACCTCACGGGTAGGTCCCAAAAGATCCTCTGACACTATTTTGCAGAGGAGCAGGGTCATTCTGTGGAGATTCCTGATCAACATTTCTCCCTCAATCAGTAGTACATGACAAAAAAAACATGTCGTCATTGTAACAAGGGAGAGTTTTCTGTGCACAGAAGGCTTTGCCATCTTTCCTGTATCACAACAGTGACTTAACTTTCGAAGTGTTTCAGTGaatgtaaagcactttgggacatcTTGCAAGACATTATTAAAATGCAATGCCTTTTGTCTGGAATGTGGCTCAGAATTTCCTGGGAGCTGTTTCATCTGTGTGGCTGTACCTTTCCTGTAAGAGTGGGGAAAACATCCCTTCCCACCAGCACTTGGGTGAAGCAATGTCCAGGCTAAAGCACAGTTACGGCAGCTCTGAGGAAATTCAGGACCGAAATGTTTTAACTGGTTGAATTTGCATTGCCTGTGCCCCCGTGTAAACGAAGTGTTAGCTGTATATCACCAGTGGGTAGGTGCTTCTACTCATGGTGCTTGCTGTGGTCTTTCTAGGAAGGAGTGCCTGGTAAACTCCTGTGCCAACACTGAGCGTGGACATTACGGTTCCAAAACCGACCTCAAAACCCCACCAAAGGCTTGAAGATTGCACCGATTTTAGCATCAGTGCTTAAAGACATGTGACGTGCCTATAAAAACACTAGCGGGTACACACAGTTTGTAAGGTAACCTGATTATAGaatggggaggggagtgggtgaaTTGTGCACTGATTGCGCGGGAGAGTTGGGTCATCCATTTGAGACATCACAGTCATGGATTTGACTTCATTCCTGACCGCTCCGCTCACATGTACTGCCTACCTCTCCCTTCCCTGATCCTCAGCACTGTCACATCCAGCTCGGAGATGCTATCGCATGCAACTTCATCTACCTTGCTGCATGCAATTCAATTCATACAGGGATGTACACCAGCTGTGTAGCACCAGACTTGTGCCGCATGATGCCTTTTATGCCAGGGTTTTACTGTACTTTTCAACTCCTTCCTTTTGACTTGATTGTGCCCCTTGAGATAAATTGGCTCTCCTGCAGTCAATGACGAGTTAAACCATGCCAGGACATCTCTCCTGACTAACCCACAATCGTGCGGGGAAGGCCAGGAGGTTGCTGAGAATCTAAATTCACTCTGCTGGAACCCAAATTTTTTTTCGTCATTGGAAAGATCTTGAGAAATGTCATCTGTTGCAGAGACATATTTCGCTAAACCAGGAATACAATGATTAGGCAAGTTGGTTTAAGTTTAGTTGATGGCAGCTTGCAGTGAAAAATCCTAAAGAAGTGTCATTCCGgaatcaaaatgttaactgtttttctctctctcctgatgaagggcttttgcccgaaatgtcgattttcctgctcctcggatgctgcctgacctgctgtgcttttccagcaccactctaatctagaccctgtttctctctcatgccagacctgctgagtctgtcttttacttcagatttccagcccaTTATAACAGCTGTAAATTTGTGCTCAGCTAACTAGGTTAAACTAACTAGCAAGtgttggtggcagctgccccaaaaCAGCACAGGAATAATTCCTATTGGGAAGCAGTGCTATCATGGACATCTCTGAGAGATTTCCAGTTCAACAGCATTTATTTGGATTCGCTTTGGGAAGGTCCACTTGTAGCTTGAAGCATGGCTGTCTGTGAATGTGGACTGGGGCATTAGTCAGAGATGCCATTGTTTCTCACGCCCCAGAAACCTAATTTTCTTGTCACCACATATAACTGGGAGAAGAGTGTAGCAAAAGAGGGTAGAAACTGAGAAAAtttatggtgcagaaggccattcaccccatcatGTCCATACTGGACAGAAAAAAGCTACTACCTCTtatcccaccttccagctcttaGTCTGTCACTGTGTTAGTTACAACATTCAAGATATAGTCCAAATCTTTAAATGCAATCAGGATATGCTGTCAATCAATCAGTCCTTCGGATAGTGAGTTCCAGACCTTTACAGCTGTCTGGGTGTAAAACCTGCTTCTCAATGTGTCTGTAATCTAGATAAACCTTTTAACTGCACCTTTcatccatcataaagtcagaagtgggctgttcaccaatgattgcacaacacTCCTGCACCATTTGctactcctcaaatactgaagcagtccttgttcatatgcaacaatatctggacaatatccaggcttgagctgacaagtggcaagtaacactcGCACCATAGAAATGCCAGGCAATTACCATCTCCTATAATAGACAATCTAagcactgccccttgacattaaatggcgttaccatcactgaatcacaaTGAACCACTTCCTACTGACCAAACACACCACATAAACaaaatggctacaagagcagttcagagCTAAGTATACTGCAGTGATTAACTCACCTCCCGACTCCCCAAagcatgtccaccatctacaaaatacatatcaggagtgtgatggattacttcctacttgcctggatgactgcagctccaacaaagctaaagaagcttgacaccatccaggacaaagcagcccactttatTGGCCATGAatccataagcatccactccctccaccacccacGCTGAGTAGCAGTggtgtgtgccatctacaagatgtactacagaaattcaccaaagatcctcagacagcacctcccaaacccgtgaccacttccatctagaaggacaaggacagcaggcacataggaacaccacctcCTTCAAGTTCacttccaaaccactcaccatcctgacttggaaatatatcatcgttccttcaatgtcactgggtcagaatcctggaattccctctctaggtcaacctacagcacttGGATTACAGCAGTTCCAAGAAGGAGACTCACCCCCAccgtctcaagggcaactaggatcaggcaataaatgttgggccATCCAGGgccacccacattccatgaagggattaaaaaaaagtttatatCAATATATCAAATATATCACTTATCAAATCTCTGTAGTACCTTGATGCATGTGTTGAAAACTCTCAGTACATTGGCATAGCTGTCACTGACACTTGTAGCATAAAGCTACATTATCAGAGTGACCataagaagaggccattcagccctctgttcTTGCTCTGCCACAGAATTAGATTGTGGTTAATTTGTACCTGTACCTCAATCTGAACATCATTACTTGACCTCCTTTGATTCCCTTCCATCACAGAAATCTATCATCCTCAACCTTAGCAGCTTTAATTGACTCTCAGTATTTTGGGAAGAATGTTCCAGATCTCCACTAGCCTTACATGAAGAAATGTTTCATGATTTCACTCCTGAAGTGCATGCCTCTGATAATCCAATTCTGTCCCTTTGTCCTTGATGCCTCATTGGAGAAAATATTttcctctctccactctctcaaaTCCTTTAAAGACCTTGATGACCTTTAAAGACCTCCATATTCTGAACACAAGAGATTACAAGCCAAGTTTGTGTAGCACGTCCTATGTATTTCAGTCCTTCCAGCTGTGCATGCCTCTGCATTCCTCCATAACCTGTATAAGCTTCCTGTGATGTAATGATTGGGACTAAACATAGTTACTCCAGATAATGTGAGACCAAGGCTCTGTTCGATTGAAATGTAACCTCACTTTGTATATGCTTTGAGCTAAAGGCCAACATTCCCTTAGCCTTCATGATCATAACAAAAACCTGTTCACATTAGACCTTGGACTTATTCCAGTTCATCCCATGTAATAGGTACCATTCGTCCTATCCTTCCAAAAAAGTATTGGTTAGCATTGATTCTCTTCTCAATGTAGATAAATTGGAAATATAAAAAAGCTTGCCCATTTATTGGAATGGGACAGCTACTCCCTTATTGCTGTTGAcattttttcctcctcttttgtttctgtatctgttttttttctgaatttctTGGTGACTTTCCACAATTTTCTTGTCCCATTTATGCTTCAGTTGTGGGGCAATTGTTAACCAGTTCATGGTTGTCTTATCAAAACAATTGCCAAGGGCGAATGAACTTGAGAAAACATAGATGGGATATAGACATAGCttgatacagggacaggagaacGGTATCATCACTGGGTTCCTCACTGTCTTAGTGAGGTTTCTTGAAAATGTTGGGAAACTGGAGCTGATGGGAGTTGTATGGGAATGCTTGGTCTGATGACCCCCTTGTCTCATTTTGATTAAACACCTTTAACATGGTGCATTCTAGCAGAAGTAGCAATATTAACCATTTCAGTGCTGGGATCCACGATAGGACAATGAATTCATGGATGGAGAGGAACTTTCCACCTCCCTCCCTGTCCGACCACTCATCCCCTGGTCATTTTGAGATCTTTGCTGTTAACCTTTGCCATCCCGGTCTATTGATATAACAGAAACACGGTAAACAGGAGTACGATCAGGAAAGAGTCCCAGTTGTGGGTGATGGATTGCTGGAGAAAGTGTGATTGCCTAAAAACTGCTGACTGTTATTTCAGCTGTCCTTTAACTCAATAACAGATCTGACACTGAGTGATATTAATGCTCTCCTAAGTGTACTGCTATCAGACCAGGGATAAGATACTTAATGGAATTTCAATCAAAGCTAAATTATATCAAACAAACACAaataatgttggagaaactcaacatttctggcaggatgtgtggagagagaaaaacagaattaatgctTCAAGTCAGCTATGACTCTCCTTCAGGGTTCTGAAAAGGTGTCAAACTGGCTTTGAAATATTACCTCTGTTCCTCTCtatccacagacctgctgagtctttccaACATTTTCTTGCTCATTTGagatttccagcgtctgcaaAATTTCGCTTTTATCAAAAATATTGTCAAATCAGGTtgcaggagagaaaaaaaaaatcttgtcCCAAAACTGAGGTTGTGGGGGAATATTTTCATAGCTTGGAGGGAAACATTGGACAAAGGACAACGGGGTGATGAGGCAATTTGAAAACCAGTGTCAGAGGTCAAGAAGGAATGAGAATGGTTTCTGGGAGGCTGGTGGACACAAAACCCTTGGAACCAATAAGAAGAGCATTGGTTGCTGTGATGCAATCTCTCTAGGTTGTtgggcgatagggttagggttataaTTGTCTTCATCTAACTCCATCTTGAGGTGCTGGTGTCTGATTGGAGGGAACAATCATTTTCTGATTGGCTTGCGTTAATTTTGCCATCCACAAACTTTCCCAAAGTGTTCTGAGAAAGTTATAATGATGGTCAAAAGCTACCACCCTTTAAAAGCAACTGAAAGAAAATGTGGATGAGTCAGGTTGCACAACACCTTAGCCAGTGGCTGTTACCGGGAGTTGGTGTTTTTACTTCATTCTAAGGCTGTGGGCATCACTagccaggccaacatttattgcccatcccgcaaggccctggagaaggtggtgttctTGAACTACTGAACTCTTTGCATATAGGGACACCCACAGTACTGTTTgtgagggagctccaggagtgtGACGCAGTATGGTGAAGGAATGTCGACAGTCTGAAGGCTATGCCGAGAGAAGATAATGTACGAGACTGTGAGCTGACCACACATCAGATATGTCGTATCGCACACCCACATTGGTGGTACACCTAACTGAGCTGAGCTGATGTCAGCATAGAAGTGATGGACATTAATAAAAACCAAGTGTTATGGCACACACCTT
Above is a genomic segment from Chiloscyllium punctatum isolate Juve2018m chromosome 23, sChiPun1.3, whole genome shotgun sequence containing:
- the LOC140494213 gene encoding sodium channel regulatory subunit beta-4-like, producing MRAQKMPLDFGGEETAKAFPSRLLTAVVIGCVIFQANEAIEVHIGKLSTIVVLNGTDVELPCSFASCMDFKDSTFWWTFQKNQTSEESKIIHIKLKDKTPHIFPSEKYDRVTFIGNIKEKNISLLLADVDFDDNGFYTCCFKNPQEKNQEANATLQLRVVSELVKVDNTVTVIILSVIGGLIGFIILIFIIKKIVMFIIKRVGKKKKECLVNSCANTERGHYGSKTDLKTPPKA